In Apium graveolens cultivar Ventura chromosome 10, ASM990537v1, whole genome shotgun sequence, the following are encoded in one genomic region:
- the LOC141690483 gene encoding uncharacterized protein LOC141690483, with translation MKIPILKKVDYSTWRVKMLMFLEAIGDAYIDIINHGPPYPEKVVPMTPTVPEHYIRKEKSEWSDPEKAAMLKHAKVRNFLHNSLDNVMSNKVIACKTAKIIWDALKTQCQETLAIKKNIRVVLVQEYEQLDAKPDENITDTYDRFLTLLNDLSLVGKEYDKEDSNTKFLRALPKEWNKQASIINHQYDLDQLSRDEVYEMLKTHDLEIQ, from the coding sequence atgaagaTCCCAATCCTAAAAAAGGTTGACTACTCTACCTGGAGAGTAAAGATGCTTATGTTTCTCGAAGCCATTGGTGATGCTTATATTGATATAATCAATCATGGACCTCCTTATCCTGAAAAGGTTGTGCCAATGACACCAACAGTTCCTGAACACTATATCAGGAAAGAAAAAtctgaatggtcagatcctgaaaAGGCTGCAATGCTTAAGCATGCCAAAGTCAGGAATTTTCTTCACAACAGTTTAGACAATGTTATGTCAAATAAAGTGATTGCTTGTAAAACTGCCAAAATTATATGGGATGCTTTGAAAACCCAATGTCAAGAAACATtagcaatcaagaagaatataaGGGTTGTTCTTGTTCAAGAGTATGAACAGTTGGATGCTAAGCCTGATGAAAATATTACTGACACTTATGATAGATTTTTGacactgttgaatgatctgtcattaGTTGGAAAAGAATATGATAAGGAAGATTCCAATACTAAATTTTTAAGGGCTCTTCCTAAAGAATGGAATAAACAGGCATCTATTATCAAtcatcaatatgatcttgatcAACTGTCACGGGATGAAGTCTATGAGATGCTGAAAACCCATGATTTGGAGATCCAATAA